A single window of Vigna unguiculata cultivar IT97K-499-35 chromosome 1, ASM411807v1, whole genome shotgun sequence DNA harbors:
- the LOC114195118 gene encoding regulator of G-protein signaling 1, producing MPSCAVKGGCPTDYIAIALSILSFTVLVLWCIVPFIVHKVPRTKGSGFWIPVIQIVASFFLLLSLVISNNYLKLGERHWLRSCYLWGAWGEGPLGFGLLLSCRITQASQLYFIFVKRRLPLIRSYIFLPLILLPWIACAAVIHWMKPLSSRCHMRAQWTIPVITLHSVYIAILVGVTTAVHHIEFRFDELKDLWRGILVSAVSIVVWVTAYILNEVYDNISWLEVASRFLLLVVASILVVAFFSISSSQPLLSQISLRRRETREFRTMSQALGIPDSGVLAQSEPISRIDPNEPLDKLLLNKRFRQSFMAFADSCLAGESVHFFDEVYELSKIPEDDCVRRIYMARHVIQKYIVAGAAMEVNISHRSKQEILSTSNLARLDLFQNALNEIIQLMRTNLARDYWSSMFFLKFQEDSNLRSNEYELEQMTGWNFSPRLSSVHGADDPFHQDHLLKSSGCSSDTTTDL from the exons ATGCCGAGTTGCGCCGTCAAAGGAGGTTGCCCCACAGACTATATAGCCATTGCTCTATCCATTCTTTCCTTCACTGT GCTTGTTTTATGGTGCATAGTTCCCTTCATAGTTCACAAGGTTCCTCGTACCAAAGGCAGTGGCTTCTGGATACCTGTAATTCAAATTGTTGCCAGCTTCTTCCTTCTTCTATCGCTCGTG ATATcgaataattatttgaaacttGGGGAGAGGCATTGGTTGCGGTCGTGCTACCTATGGGGAG CCTGGGGTGAAGGTCCACTAGGGTTTGGTTTGCTCTTAAGCTGTCGCATAACACAGGCTtcacaattatattttatctttgtcAA GAGACGTTTACCACTGATAAGATCATATATATTTCTTCCACTTATTCTACTTCCCTGGATTGCCTGTGCTGCTG TTATCCATTGGATGAAGCCTCTAAGCAGTCGCTGTCACATGAGAGCTCAATGGACCATCCCAGTTATAACCCTTCACTCAGTGTATATTGCTATTTTGGTTGGAGTTACAACTGCTGTTCATCACATAGAATTCAGGTTTGATGAACTCAAAGACCTCTGGCGGGGAATACTCGTATCAGCTGTGTCCATTG TTGTTTGGGTTACTGCTTACATACTTAATGAAGTTTATGACAATATCTCATGGCTTGAAGTTGCCTCTAGATTTCTGCTTTTAGTTGTG GCTAGCATACTTGTGGTTGCTTTCTTTTCAATATCAAGTTCTCAACCACTTCTCTCACAAATCAGCTTGAGGAGAAGAGAAACCCGAGAATTTCGCACAATGAGCCAGGCTCTGGGCATACCTGATAGTGGGGTATTAGCACAAAGTGAACCAATTTCAAGGATAGATCCTAATGAGCCATTGGATAAGCTTCTCTTGAATAAGAGATTCCGGCAATCTTTTATGGCATTTGCTGATAG TTGCTTGGCTGGGGAGAGTGTGCACTTCTTTGATGAAGTGTATGAGCTTAGTAAAATACCTGAAGATGACTGCGTGAGAAGGATCTATATGGCACGACATGTTATTCAGAAATACATAGTTGCAG GTGCGGCAATGGAGGTGAATATCTCTCATAGAAGCAAACAAGAAATTTTGTCTACTTCCAACCTAGCGCGCCTTGATCTCTTCCAAAATGCACTCAACGAGATCATTCAGTTGATGAGAACT AACCTGGCACGAGATTACTGGTCATCGATGTTCTTCCTGAAGTTCCAAGAAGACTCCAATTTGAGATCCAATGAATATGAGTTGGAACAAATGACAGGGTGGAACTTTTCCCCAAGGTTGAGTTCTGTGCATGGTGCAGATGATCCTTTTCACCAGGACCATCTTCTCAAGAGCTCAGGCTGTAGCAGTGATACTACTACTGACTTATGA
- the LOC114163733 gene encoding protein NOI4-like — MASYDQQQGKPLPKFGDWDVNDPASAEGFTVIFNKARDEKKVASVSGRFPSQRKHDSRKRKNQKKSKSSTNPKKKWFCFGP, encoded by the exons ATGGCTTCG TATGATCAACAACAAGGAAAGCCATTACCCAAGTTTGGGGATTGGGATGTGAACGATCCTGCTTCAGCGGAAGGATTCACTGTTATATTCAACAAAGCCAGAGATGAAAAGAAAGTCGCCTCAGTCTCGGGACGATTCCCTTCTCAACGAAAACACGATTCTCGAAAACGCAAGAATCAAAAAAAGAGCAAGAGTTCCACTAACCCAAAG AAAAAATGGTTTTGCTTTGGCCCATAG